The following proteins are encoded in a genomic region of Chryseobacterium cucumeris:
- the hemW gene encoding radical SAM family heme chaperone HemW, which yields MIYIHIPFCKQKCSYCNFHFSTSLNFKDEMLRAMKTEILLRKDELQNKNLKSLYFGGGTPSILSVDEISSLIDDVLKYFSFEKDIEVTLEANPDDLDKTFLKQLAGTPVNRLSIGTQSFFEEDLKLMNRAHSASEAESSIKRAQDSGFENLSIDLIYGSPTSNLEIWKENLNKTIALEVPHISSYALTVEPKTALENWISKGKIKSPREEEQNREFYYLSDFLKDHGFEHYEVSNFAKPGFYSRHNSAYWKYNEYLGIGPSAHSYNGFDVRSWNVANNQQYIKKLNDKLLAKEEEILSQEDQFNEMIMIGLRTIWGVDLESLKNKFSERLLEHFHREIKAKMEEGILIIENEHLKIPEKHWFMADGIASDLFIV from the coding sequence ATGATATATATTCACATTCCGTTCTGTAAACAAAAATGCAGCTATTGTAACTTTCATTTTTCAACATCCCTGAATTTCAAGGATGAAATGCTTCGTGCCATGAAAACTGAAATACTGCTGAGAAAAGATGAATTGCAGAACAAAAACCTGAAATCCCTGTATTTCGGAGGAGGAACTCCTTCTATTCTTTCTGTGGATGAGATCAGTTCTTTAATAGATGATGTTCTGAAGTACTTCAGTTTTGAAAAAGATATAGAAGTTACTCTGGAAGCTAATCCCGATGATCTGGATAAAACCTTTTTAAAACAGCTTGCCGGAACACCTGTAAACAGATTGTCCATTGGCACACAAAGCTTTTTTGAAGAAGATCTGAAACTGATGAACAGAGCTCACAGTGCTTCTGAAGCAGAAAGTTCCATCAAGCGGGCACAGGATTCCGGCTTTGAAAATCTGAGTATTGATCTGATCTATGGTTCACCCACATCCAATCTTGAAATCTGGAAAGAAAACCTGAATAAGACAATTGCTTTAGAAGTTCCTCATATTTCATCTTATGCATTAACTGTTGAGCCTAAAACAGCTTTAGAAAACTGGATCTCCAAAGGGAAAATAAAAAGTCCCCGGGAAGAAGAGCAAAACAGGGAATTCTATTATCTATCCGACTTTTTAAAAGATCATGGTTTTGAACATTATGAAGTTTCCAATTTTGCCAAACCTGGCTTTTACTCACGCCACAATTCTGCTTACTGGAAATACAATGAATATCTTGGAATAGGACCGTCAGCACATTCCTATAACGGATTTGATGTCCGAAGCTGGAATGTCGCCAATAATCAGCAGTACATCAAAAAACTGAATGATAAACTTCTTGCCAAAGAAGAAGAAATTCTTTCCCAGGAAGATCAGTTTAATGAAATGATTATGATAGGCTTACGAACCATCTGGGGTGTAGATCTGGAAAGTTTAAAAAATAAATTTTCAGAGAGATTGTTAGAACATTTTCATAGAGAAATCAAAGCTAAAATGGAGGAAGGTATTTTAATCATTGAGAATGAACATTTAAAAATTCCTGAAAAACATTGGTTTATGGCAGACGGAATTGCTTCGGATTTGTTTATTGTATAA
- a CDS encoding PorP/SprF family type IX secretion system membrane protein, whose protein sequence is MRKLYAIVCLALLSNAYKAQESLPYYQQYLLDGEFLFNPAQYGKTDYVQLNANYQQQFSKFSNSPNVQSIGINANIFDRVGAGISVFRDSNGPISAGGITAGASYFIPLSSEGDRKDQFSFGTSVNFYNMNFDYSKINTEEGGDPLLRGEESNIFMVYANFGLAATYRGLFGGVSVNDIALSNDASIVNNYEPSPIKFFLNLGYNWNIADNITIAPSALINLNTNSTRMIDWNLMATFSNDINAFSFGVSYRTVQNRFDNQDLSISPIVKVRFNKFMIGATYNLGLSDIQSYGGNSFMIGLGYNFDNFINARGFRY, encoded by the coding sequence ATGAGAAAACTATATGCTATCGTATGTTTAGCTCTTTTGTCAAATGCATACAAAGCACAAGAATCACTACCATACTATCAGCAATATCTTTTGGATGGTGAGTTCCTGTTCAACCCAGCTCAATACGGAAAAACAGATTACGTACAGCTCAACGCCAATTATCAACAACAATTTTCAAAATTCAGTAATTCTCCGAATGTGCAGTCAATCGGGATCAATGCGAATATCTTTGATAGAGTAGGTGCTGGTATTTCCGTGTTCAGAGACAGTAACGGACCGATCTCTGCGGGTGGTATCACGGCTGGTGCTTCATATTTTATTCCGCTAAGTAGTGAAGGAGACAGAAAAGACCAGTTCTCTTTCGGTACAAGTGTTAACTTCTATAACATGAATTTTGATTATTCAAAAATCAATACTGAAGAAGGAGGAGACCCATTATTGAGAGGTGAAGAAAGTAACATCTTCATGGTGTATGCCAACTTCGGTTTGGCCGCTACCTACAGAGGATTATTCGGGGGTGTTTCCGTAAATGATATCGCATTAAGTAATGATGCCTCTATCGTAAACAACTACGAGCCTTCTCCAATTAAATTCTTCTTAAATTTAGGATACAACTGGAACATTGCTGATAATATTACCATTGCACCGTCAGCATTGATCAACCTTAACACAAATTCAACAAGAATGATCGACTGGAACCTGATGGCGACATTCTCTAACGATATCAACGCATTCTCTTTCGGGGTAAGCTACAGAACGGTTCAGAACAGATTTGACAATCAGGACCTGAGTATCTCTCCAATTGTAAAGGTAAGATTCAACAAATTCATGATCGGAGCTACTTATAACCTTGGATTATCTGATATCCAGAGCTATGGAGGAAACAGCTTCATGATCGGTCTTGGATATAACTTCGACAACTTTATTAATGCTAGAGGATTTAGATACTAA
- a CDS encoding RluA family pseudouridine synthase, with protein sequence MSEDNEDFLDEELLDSNSIENIDIDEENKGLYEHLNITVDSKQEPLRIDKFLLIYRQNSSRNKISQTCRAGNVIVNGTAVKQNYRVKPGDQISVLLTHPPRENVIIPQDIPVNIVYEDDDLVVVDKEAGMVVHPGFGNWDGTLVNALAFHFEKNGEKSDLDRVGLVHRIDKDTSGLLVIAKNEYALSFLAKQFFNRTTKRLYWAFVWGNMQDDEGTIRGHIGRHPKNRMQMSVYEDGSQGKHAVTHYKVLERFKYMTWVECKLETGRTHQIRAHFRHIGHTLFNDERYEGHTPLRGVNLPKYKQFIKNVFEILPRHALHAHTLGFIHPTTKKELYFESPMPKDMADAVKKWRNYLEN encoded by the coding sequence ATGTCAGAAGATAACGAAGATTTTTTAGATGAAGAATTATTAGATTCCAACAGTATCGAAAACATCGATATTGATGAGGAAAATAAAGGTTTATATGAACATCTTAATATCACTGTTGACAGTAAACAGGAACCATTAAGAATTGATAAGTTCCTTTTAATATACAGACAGAATTCTTCAAGGAATAAAATTTCACAGACCTGCAGAGCCGGAAATGTTATCGTGAACGGAACTGCGGTGAAACAGAATTACCGTGTGAAACCGGGAGATCAGATTTCAGTTTTGCTTACGCACCCTCCAAGAGAAAATGTCATTATTCCACAGGATATTCCGGTGAATATTGTTTATGAAGATGATGATCTTGTAGTAGTAGATAAAGAAGCAGGAATGGTAGTACACCCCGGATTCGGAAACTGGGACGGAACATTGGTGAATGCGCTTGCTTTCCATTTTGAAAAGAACGGAGAGAAATCCGATCTTGACAGAGTAGGGCTTGTACACAGGATTGATAAAGATACATCAGGACTGTTGGTGATTGCCAAGAATGAATATGCATTGAGCTTCCTTGCCAAACAGTTCTTTAACAGAACTACAAAGAGACTGTACTGGGCTTTTGTGTGGGGAAATATGCAGGATGATGAGGGGACCATCAGAGGCCACATCGGAAGACATCCTAAAAACAGAATGCAGATGTCCGTTTATGAAGACGGCAGCCAGGGGAAACACGCTGTGACCCATTATAAAGTCCTTGAGAGATTCAAATATATGACCTGGGTAGAATGTAAGCTGGAAACGGGGAGAACCCATCAGATCAGAGCGCATTTCAGACATATTGGCCATACTTTGTTTAATGATGAAAGATATGAGGGACATACACCTTTGAGAGGGGTAAATCTTCCCAAATACAAGCAATTTATTAAAAATGTTTTTGAAATTTTGCCAAGACATGCCCTTCATGCCCATACCCTTGGATTTATACACCCAACAACAAAGAAGGAATTGTATTTTGAGAGCCCAATGCCCAAAGATATGGCGGATGCTGTAAAAAAATGGAGAAATTATTTGGAAAACTAA
- a CDS encoding PASTA domain-containing protein codes for MLKSLFNWKVLLNLVVAIGVFVGLVWLTFRWLEYHTNHGQEIPVPNVVNKSVHDAVKILDDTGLEYEVDSANYDPKYRPFQVLQVYPAPGSRVKDGRTVTLKVNPRTWAPIAVPNVINKYSGLAFQRLDQVGLKIGDTIYEPSIQKDALLRILYKGNAVNPGTRLPRFSTIDVVVGSGPMRNISIPNVVGLTVKEARAVITKSMFEVGLVEHEDGGKDESDIIYYQDPASGDVRDQGMQIDLWASKRTPAELRAKVEQLNSIYRMKVDTSLPPVRYEEVHSEPNYEAPVVPAPRRETPKPEVPKTETPKPQTTTSKPAAQSTEKPKTSTTTSAAGSTAKPAATTTQQPAQKPKAKKVVVE; via the coding sequence ATGCTTAAATCACTTTTCAATTGGAAAGTTTTACTGAATTTAGTAGTAGCCATCGGTGTTTTCGTGGGGCTTGTATGGCTTACATTTCGCTGGTTAGAGTACCATACTAATCACGGTCAGGAAATTCCTGTTCCCAATGTTGTAAATAAATCGGTGCATGATGCCGTTAAAATATTAGATGATACGGGGCTGGAATATGAAGTAGACAGTGCCAATTATGATCCTAAATACAGACCATTCCAGGTATTGCAGGTATATCCTGCGCCAGGTTCCCGTGTAAAAGACGGAAGAACGGTAACGCTAAAAGTAAATCCGAGAACATGGGCTCCTATTGCGGTGCCGAATGTGATCAATAAATATTCAGGACTGGCATTCCAGAGATTGGATCAGGTAGGCCTTAAAATCGGAGATACGATTTATGAGCCTAGTATTCAGAAAGATGCTCTTTTAAGAATATTATATAAAGGAAATGCGGTAAATCCGGGTACCCGTTTACCAAGATTCTCTACTATTGATGTGGTAGTAGGATCCGGGCCGATGAGAAATATCTCGATTCCTAATGTTGTAGGACTTACAGTAAAAGAAGCAAGAGCTGTCATTACCAAAAGTATGTTTGAAGTAGGATTGGTAGAGCATGAAGATGGAGGTAAAGATGAGTCTGATATTATCTATTATCAGGATCCTGCTTCCGGTGATGTTCGTGATCAGGGAATGCAGATCGATCTTTGGGCAAGTAAGAGGACTCCTGCCGAATTAAGAGCTAAAGTAGAGCAGCTGAATTCTATCTATCGTATGAAAGTAGATACTTCACTTCCTCCGGTACGATATGAAGAAGTACATAGTGAGCCAAATTATGAAGCTCCGGTAGTACCAGCTCCTAGAAGAGAAACTCCAAAACCTGAAGTACCGAAAACTGAGACTCCAAAACCTCAGACTACCACTTCTAAACCTGCAGCCCAAAGTACAGAGAAGCCTAAAACTTCCACCACTACCTCTGCAGCAGGAAGTACAGCCAAGCCGGCTGCAACAACAACACAACAGCCTGCTCAAAAGCCAAAAGCTAAGAAGGTTGTCGTAGAATAA
- a CDS encoding D-alanine--D-alanine ligase codes for MNKKSVAVVMGGYSDEYVVSLKSGQLIYDSLDRNLYDVYKVVVLKDEWYFLGENDTKYAINRGDFSVTLDNGENLKFDVCFNIIHGTPGENGILQAYWDAIGQKYTGCDFYQSALTFNKKDTLAVLSKYGIPSAKSIYLRKGEDINVDKIVAELNLPLFVKPNQSGSSLGISKVKEKSELIAATEIAFKEDDEILIESFLDGMEVSVGVIDFKGETIVLGITEIVPTNEFFDYEAKYEGASEEITPARIDEETTKRVEEIAKRAYNSLGMSGFSRSEYILMNGIPYMLEMNTNPGFSPASILPQQARHYGISIMDLCGNEVEKALNK; via the coding sequence ATGAATAAAAAAAGTGTTGCCGTAGTAATGGGAGGCTATTCCGATGAATATGTTGTTTCCTTAAAAAGCGGACAATTGATTTATGATTCTCTGGACAGAAATCTCTATGATGTATATAAGGTAGTAGTCCTTAAAGATGAATGGTATTTTTTAGGGGAAAATGACACAAAATATGCCATCAACAGAGGAGATTTTTCTGTGACTTTAGATAATGGTGAAAACTTAAAATTTGATGTTTGTTTCAATATCATCCACGGAACCCCGGGAGAAAACGGAATTCTTCAGGCATATTGGGATGCTATTGGACAAAAATATACAGGCTGCGATTTTTATCAGAGTGCTCTTACTTTCAATAAAAAAGACACTCTTGCCGTATTATCAAAATACGGAATTCCTTCTGCTAAAAGTATTTATTTAAGAAAAGGGGAAGACATCAATGTGGATAAAATTGTAGCAGAATTGAATCTCCCACTATTTGTAAAACCTAACCAGTCCGGTTCTTCTCTGGGAATTTCAAAAGTAAAAGAAAAATCAGAACTTATTGCTGCCACTGAAATTGCATTCAAGGAAGATGACGAAATCCTGATCGAAAGTTTCCTGGATGGAATGGAAGTCTCCGTAGGCGTTATTGATTTTAAAGGAGAAACCATTGTTTTGGGAATCACAGAAATTGTTCCTACCAATGAGTTTTTTGATTACGAGGCAAAATATGAAGGTGCTTCTGAAGAAATTACACCGGCAAGAATTGACGAGGAAACCACAAAAAGAGTGGAAGAAATCGCTAAAAGAGCTTATAATTCATTAGGAATGAGTGGTTTTTCGAGAAGTGAATACATTCTGATGAACGGAATTCCTTATATGCTTGAAATGAATACCAACCCAGGATTCTCTCCTGCAAGTATTCTCCCTCAACAGGCAAGACATTATGGAATTTCCATCATGGATCTTTGTGGAAATGAAGTTGAAAAAGCACTTAATAAATAA
- the coaD gene encoding pantetheine-phosphate adenylyltransferase: MKIAVFPGSFDPITLGHYDIIERAAPLFDKLIIAIGQNSQKKYMFPLEKRMEFIQNSVAEFPNVEVDYFEGLTVDYCFEKNAQYIIRGLRNPADFEFEKAIAHTNRTLAHKKLETVFLLTSSGKSFISSSIVREILNHGGEYELLVPESVRVER; encoded by the coding sequence ATGAAAATTGCTGTTTTCCCTGGGTCTTTTGACCCGATTACACTAGGACATTACGACATTATAGAAAGAGCGGCACCACTATTTGATAAATTAATCATTGCTATAGGGCAAAACTCTCAGAAAAAATATATGTTCCCTCTTGAAAAAAGAATGGAATTTATCCAGAACTCTGTAGCAGAATTCCCCAATGTGGAAGTAGATTATTTTGAAGGACTTACCGTTGATTACTGTTTTGAAAAAAACGCACAATACATTATCAGAGGTCTGAGAAACCCGGCTGATTTCGAGTTTGAAAAAGCAATTGCCCATACCAACAGAACTTTAGCCCACAAAAAACTGGAAACAGTATTCTTACTGACCTCTTCAGGAAAATCTTTCATCAGCAGCAGTATTGTAAGAGAGATCCTTAACCATGGAGGGGAATACGAACTATTGGTTCCTGAATCCGTGAGAGTAGAGCGATAA
- a CDS encoding trimeric intracellular cation channel family protein, whose translation MHEQFNFAIEVLGTIAFSMSGSFAAMQKRLDPFGVLIIAFVTSVGGGTVRDLLLDIPVFWMHDILMCTLILVTSIFSMIFKSLEKNFKVTLFIFDSFGLGLFTIIGVQKGLNAGIHPMICIALGTITGCFGGIIRDILLNRIPLIFRKEIYATACIVGGAVFLLMTKYSVLSYTFVQILTILLIVAIRTLAVKYHWQMPKFYGYDHNNSEM comes from the coding sequence ATGCACGAACAGTTCAATTTTGCAATAGAAGTCCTTGGGACCATTGCCTTTTCCATGTCCGGAAGTTTTGCAGCAATGCAGAAACGGCTGGATCCGTTCGGGGTGCTTATTATTGCATTTGTAACTTCTGTAGGAGGAGGAACTGTAAGAGACCTGCTGCTTGATATCCCTGTTTTCTGGATGCATGATATTCTGATGTGTACCCTGATTCTGGTGACCAGTATTTTTTCAATGATCTTCAAATCTCTTGAGAAAAACTTTAAAGTCACTTTATTTATCTTCGACAGCTTCGGGCTCGGATTATTTACCATAATTGGTGTACAAAAAGGTTTAAATGCAGGAATTCACCCCATGATCTGTATTGCATTAGGAACCATAACCGGCTGTTTTGGCGGTATCATCCGGGATATATTGCTCAACAGGATTCCTTTGATTTTCAGAAAGGAAATTTATGCTACAGCATGTATTGTGGGAGGAGCTGTATTTCTGTTGATGACCAAATATTCTGTACTTTCCTATACTTTTGTACAAATTCTCACCATTCTCCTTATTGTTGCCATACGGACACTTGCTGTAAAATACCACTGGCAGATGCCTAAATTTTACGGCTATGATCATAATAATTCGGAAATGTAA
- a CDS encoding DUF2892 domain-containing protein — protein sequence MNKYIKIAVAVLLILLGLYMMIFTRNLGWGIVVFLLAAFPILLFFKNEYILLAFWQLRKQNMEKAGEWLSKITDYKTQLHKTQYGYFHYLSGLTQAQDHPAKVEPFMKKALEYGLNMKHDRAMATLNLAAAAISKGRKQEGQKLLEEAKRLDSAGMMTDQIKMMKEQLKMPTMQKHMHNPNMRNRGKFF from the coding sequence ATGAATAAATACATAAAAATTGCAGTAGCAGTACTTCTTATCCTGTTAGGACTTTATATGATGATTTTCACAAGAAATCTGGGATGGGGTATTGTTGTTTTTCTTTTGGCTGCATTTCCCATCTTGCTATTCTTTAAAAATGAATATATCCTTTTGGCATTCTGGCAATTAAGAAAGCAGAATATGGAGAAAGCCGGAGAATGGTTATCAAAAATTACAGACTATAAAACACAGCTTCATAAGACTCAATACGGATATTTCCACTATTTATCAGGGTTGACACAAGCTCAGGATCATCCTGCAAAAGTAGAACCTTTCATGAAGAAAGCTTTGGAATATGGTTTGAATATGAAACACGACAGAGCAATGGCTACTTTGAATCTGGCGGCAGCAGCTATTTCTAAAGGAAGAAAGCAGGAGGGGCAGAAGCTCCTAGAGGAAGCAAAAAGACTAGACAGCGCGGGAATGATGACGGATCAGATTAAAATGATGAAAGAGCAGCTGAAAATGCCAACCATGCAGAAGCATATGCATAACCCGAATATGAGAAACAGAGGAAAATTCTTCTAG
- a CDS encoding dihydrofolate reductase gives MTTIVVAMGEKNEIGFENQLLWHLPKDLKHFKEITSGHPVIMGRKTYESIGKALPNRTNIVVSRKKDWFEEGILIVGSIKEALKFARKIDEEVFVIGGGNIYEQTMDVVDKLEVTLVKADLQADTFFPKIDPKIWKMTNEICHEKDEKNGYDFCFQTFEKIKSEA, from the coding sequence ATGACAACAATAGTGGTGGCAATGGGAGAGAAAAATGAAATTGGTTTTGAAAACCAGTTGCTTTGGCATCTTCCCAAAGATTTGAAACATTTTAAAGAGATTACTTCAGGGCATCCGGTTATTATGGGAAGAAAAACATACGAAAGTATTGGGAAAGCCCTTCCAAACCGTACCAACATTGTTGTGTCAAGAAAGAAAGACTGGTTTGAAGAAGGAATCCTTATTGTAGGAAGCATCAAAGAAGCATTGAAATTTGCCAGGAAGATTGATGAAGAAGTTTTTGTTATTGGTGGCGGAAATATCTATGAGCAGACTATGGATGTAGTGGACAAACTTGAAGTTACTTTGGTGAAAGCAGATCTTCAGGCTGATACATTCTTTCCGAAAATAGATCCGAAAATCTGGAAAATGACCAACGAAATCTGCCATGAGAAAGATGAAAAGAACGGTTATGATTTCTGTTTCCAGACGTTTGAAAAAATAAAAAGCGAAGCGTAG
- a CDS encoding LemA family protein, producing MKNKGCLGAGTIGIALLIIVAILFFWGKSGYNSFVNKEQTVNAKWSNVETVYQKRANLIPNLERTVKSYSKFEQETLTQVVEARSKATSINIDPTNMTEADLAKFQAAQGELSGALSRLMAVVESYPNLKADQQYINFQREYTAIENSIRTETVYYNDAAKDYNTSIKTFPNNILANFTNFKEKPYFKADAGAQKAPEVFK from the coding sequence ATGAAAAATAAAGGATGTCTGGGCGCAGGAACCATTGGTATTGCCCTTCTTATTATTGTTGCAATTCTATTCTTCTGGGGAAAAAGCGGATATAACAGTTTTGTTAACAAAGAACAGACAGTAAATGCAAAATGGTCTAATGTAGAGACTGTTTATCAGAAAAGAGCCAACCTTATTCCTAACCTGGAAAGAACCGTAAAATCGTATTCAAAATTTGAGCAGGAAACTTTAACTCAAGTTGTGGAAGCCCGTTCCAAAGCGACTTCTATCAATATTGATCCTACGAATATGACCGAAGCTGATCTGGCTAAATTCCAGGCAGCACAAGGAGAATTATCGGGTGCATTAAGCAGATTGATGGCCGTGGTGGAATCTTATCCTAACCTGAAAGCAGACCAGCAGTATATCAACTTCCAGAGAGAATACACTGCTATTGAAAATAGTATCAGAACTGAAACGGTTTACTATAATGATGCTGCAAAGGATTATAATACTTCCATCAAGACTTTCCCGAATAATATTCTGGCGAATTTCACCAACTTCAAAGAAAAACCTTATTTCAAAGCTGACGCAGGCGCTCAAAAAGCTCCTGAAGTATTCAAATAA
- a CDS encoding TPM domain-containing protein, with product MGNFLTNQQIASLVEAIQSAEDHSTGEIRVHIDSNTENRDAKTAFEVFKKLAMDKTADRNAVLFHVNFEQKYLTIIGDTGIHEKVKQSYWDHLHDYITAEFAKGNYYQALKSAILETGLELKKHFPVEGENPNQLPNEITFS from the coding sequence ATGGGTAATTTCCTAACAAATCAACAGATCGCTTCCCTTGTGGAAGCGATTCAGTCTGCGGAAGATCATTCTACGGGAGAGATCAGAGTGCATATTGATTCCAATACGGAAAACCGCGATGCCAAGACTGCATTTGAAGTTTTCAAAAAACTGGCTATGGATAAAACAGCAGACAGAAATGCAGTACTCTTCCATGTCAATTTTGAACAGAAATATCTTACCATCATTGGAGATACCGGCATTCATGAAAAAGTAAAACAGTCTTACTGGGATCATCTTCACGATTATATCACCGCAGAATTTGCCAAAGGAAATTATTATCAGGCTCTGAAAAGTGCCATCCTGGAAACAGGACTTGAACTCAAAAAACATTTTCCTGTAGAAGGAGAAAACCCAAACCAACTTCCAAATGAAATTACGTTCTCTTAA
- a CDS encoding TPM domain-containing protein produces MKLRSLKIVFSFLLLCFYTFVSAQYTIPEKPAVLYPVFDEAGLLSQQEKDALNHKLIKFADSTSTEIEVVIIRSTKGEDVNFLATMFGEKWKIGKKGVDNGVVFLIATEDRTMSIQQGRAVEQYLTASVAGQILDYIVTPNFKKGLWYEGINGGTSAIMEAVEGKFKPVATTAPSGNGSAFKVLIIAFIIFIIIAILFGNRGGGRGGNNDDDDDVIITRRGRRNYPGGFFPFPGSFGGGGFGGGSSGGGGGFGGFGGGGSFGGGGASGGW; encoded by the coding sequence ATGAAATTACGTTCTCTTAAAATAGTATTTTCATTTTTACTGCTCTGCTTTTACACTTTTGTATCAGCACAATATACCATTCCTGAAAAGCCAGCAGTGCTTTATCCTGTTTTTGATGAAGCCGGATTACTTTCCCAACAGGAAAAAGATGCACTTAATCATAAACTGATCAAGTTTGCAGATTCTACCTCAACGGAAATTGAAGTTGTCATCATCCGTTCTACCAAAGGAGAAGATGTAAATTTTCTGGCCACCATGTTTGGTGAAAAATGGAAAATCGGAAAAAAAGGAGTAGACAACGGAGTGGTTTTCCTTATCGCAACAGAAGACAGAACGATGTCTATCCAACAGGGGCGTGCCGTAGAGCAATACCTTACCGCTTCAGTAGCTGGACAGATCTTAGATTACATCGTCACCCCAAATTTCAAAAAAGGACTTTGGTATGAAGGGATCAATGGTGGAACCTCAGCGATTATGGAGGCTGTTGAGGGAAAATTCAAACCTGTAGCTACAACGGCTCCTTCCGGTAATGGAAGTGCCTTTAAAGTTCTTATCATTGCTTTTATTATTTTCATCATCATTGCTATCCTTTTTGGAAACAGAGGTGGTGGACGTGGCGGAAATAATGACGACGATGATGATGTGATCATCACCAGAAGAGGACGCAGAAATTATCCTGGCGGTTTCTTCCCATTCCCTGGCAGCTTCGGAGGAGGTGGCTTTGGCGGTGGAAGTTCAGGTGGCGGAGGCGGATTCGGAGGCTTCGGCGGCGGTGGAAGTTTCGGAGGAGGCGGTGCATCCGGTGGATGGTAA
- a CDS encoding NAD(P)H-dependent oxidoreductase, with translation MKKTLVVFAHPYLEHSNSNVELINFYVRHQHYTLRDLYEEYPDFHIAAFRERKRLKNYERFIFQFPLIWFGMPPLLRLWIDEVFDRDWLKEGEHNPLEGKEVYILVTTGGKERSFSKTGTYQYTIDELISGLIVSLKVFKADIKHIKIVYEANKLSKKEIILHKKEFTELLNQ, from the coding sequence ATGAAGAAGACGCTGGTAGTATTTGCACACCCTTATCTGGAGCACTCCAATTCGAATGTAGAGCTCATCAATTTCTACGTTCGCCACCAGCATTATACCCTGAGAGATCTTTACGAAGAATATCCTGACTTTCATATCGCAGCTTTCCGGGAAAGGAAACGCCTTAAAAACTATGAACGTTTTATCTTCCAGTTTCCCCTGATATGGTTCGGAATGCCTCCTCTTCTCAGATTATGGATTGATGAAGTTTTCGACAGAGACTGGCTGAAAGAGGGCGAACATAATCCACTCGAAGGAAAAGAAGTCTATATTCTGGTAACCACCGGCGGAAAAGAAAGATCTTTCAGCAAAACCGGAACTTATCAATATACCATAGATGAACTCATCAGCGGGCTTATTGTTTCATTAAAAGTTTTTAAAGCGGATATCAAACATATCAAAATTGTATACGAAGCCAATAAGCTCTCTAAAAAAGAAATTATTTTACACAAAAAAGAATTTACAGAACTACTCAATCAATAG